A region from the Bactrocera dorsalis isolate Fly_Bdor chromosome 1, ASM2337382v1, whole genome shotgun sequence genome encodes:
- the LOC105232261 gene encoding protein bicaudal C: protein MMLSCAQINKLLYPNGAGGITTMAPATSSAPQSSGAPSETQSEISSADSDWSDIRAIALKLGVANPDDLHTERFKVDRQKLEQMLKEDSMVEGMNGAEYFFESVMKSTETYISWPCRLKIGAKSKKDPHVRILGRAEEVQKAKERVLANLDSRGTRVIMKMDVSYTDHSYIIGRGGNNIKRIMEDTATHIHFPDSNRSNPTEKSNQVSLCGSLEGVERARALVRLSTPLLISFELPILAPGRPQPDHDTPYVKMVETKYNVQVIFSSRPKLHSSLVLVKGSEKEATKVQDATQLLINFSCENIANQIMVQMQLEISPQHHEIVKGKNNSNLLGIMERTKTKIIFPDLSDLNVKPLKKSQVTITGTIDGVYKARQQLLGNLPIALIFDFPDNQNNASEIIGLSTKYGVYISLRQKQRQSTLAIVVKGVEKFIDKIYEARQEILHLSTPLLQATIPESYFAPRDKELNISYRTMLTSLLAGYPDSPKTPSLLTAQLQMSPYGINGQLNNNNNLLVNSNRSDSNNNSKTYPPGFGVCTPTNVCPPTQKYVTMHNNSFSRQQPNHNNNYLQVTPPNAPPQRAPQINLHQQQQISPRNSCHNTSGYQSFSSSTNSLEQVYPPYGGGGGGSNRMVAPNGEMNSRGQYSPDSTYSSEAGCGRVGRRSSDGVLLGLGASGPLGAPLMPGSAESYRNLHYEMKQNRVFDFDMKRAMGFKAMERPPISGELRTPTPNWAGMALSRTSPGILESADDNLWPRNVHGMNFNGGAGAGAAPISPYALGVTVGLMDATPTNRRLKLSQHKDIHTLLTSLGLEHYIKTFVTNEIDLEMFTTLNEENLLELGITAFGARRKLLLAINTLQANEATHAAMPIISASQSNNSSPRFSGSAAPGAERRPSNQW, encoded by the exons CCAGATGACTTGCATACGGAGCGTTTCAAAGTCGATCGTCAAAAGCTGGAGCAAATGCTGAAGG AGGATAGTATGGTTGAGGGCATGAATGGCGCTGAATATTTCTTCGAGAGT GTTATGAAGTCCACTGAGACTTACATTAGCTGGCCGTGTCGCCTTAAAATTGGCGCTAAAAGCAAAAAGG ATCCACATGTCCGTATACTTGGACGTGCTGAGGAGGTGCAAAAGGCCAAAGAGCGTGTTCTTGCCAATTTGGACTCAAGA GGAACTCGCGTAATTATGAAGATGGATGTGTCCTACACGGATCACTCATATATTATTGGACGTGGTGGCAATAACATAAAGCGTATTATGGAAGACACTGCAACGCATATACATTTTCCGGATTCGAATCGTTCGAATCCTACGGAAAAATCAAATCAAGTTTCCCTATGCGGTTCGCTCGAGGGTGTTGAGCGCGCACGCGCTTTGGTGCGCCTCTCAACGCCATTGCTAATCTCTTTCGAGTTGCCCATCTTAGCACCAGGTCGCCCACAGCCCGATCATGATACGCCTTACGTAAAGATGGTCGAAACGAAGTATAATGTGCAA GTTATCTTTTCGTCTCGTCCTAAACTGCATTCTTCATTAGTGCTAGTCAAGGGTTCCGAAAAGGAGGCCACTAAAGTGCAGGATGCAACACAATTGTTGATTAATTTCTCTTGTGAAAATATAGCT AACCAGATTATGGTGCAGATGCAGTTGGAGATATCGCCACAGCATCACGAAATTGTTAAAggcaaaaataattcaaatttgctAGGAATCATGGAGCGTACGAAGACTAAG ATTATTTTCCCTGATCTCTCGGACTTGAATGTTAAACCTTTGAAGAAATCTCAAGTGACCATTACTGGAACTATCGACGGCGTCTATAAAGCACGTCAACAATTGCTT GGTAACCTGCCGATAGCTTTGATTTTCGACTTTCCGGACAATCAAAACAATGCCTCTGAAATAATAGGCCTCAGCACAAAATATGGCGTCTACATTTCATTGCGTCAAAAGCAAAGACAAAGCACTTTGGCCATTGTTGTGAAGGGTGTCGAAAAATTTATTG ACAAAATTTACGAAGCGCGTCAGGAGATTTTGCATCTCAGCACGCCGCTTTTACAAGCGACTATTCCAGAGAGCTACTTCGCACCGAGAGATAAGGAGCTGAATATTAGCTATCGTACCATGTTGACTTCACTGCTAGCTGGCTACCCGGATAGCCCAAAGACACCTAGCCTGCTAACGGCACAATTGCAGATGTCACCGTATGGCATCAATGGCCAactaaataacaacaataatttattgGTCAACAGCAACAGAAGCgatagcaacaataacagcaaaacaTATCCACCGGGCTTTGGTGTTTGCACGCCAACCAACGTCTGTCCACCCACTCAGAAGTACGTGACAATGCACAACAACAGCTTCAGTCGCCAGCAACCGAACCACAATAATAATTACTTGCAAGTAACACCGCCGAATGCGCCACCACAGCGCGCTCCGCAGATCAATTtgcatcaacagcaacaaatatcGCCGCGCAATAGCTGCCACAACACCAGCGGCTACCAGAGCTTCAGCAGTAGTACAAACTCCTTGGAACAAGTCTATCCACCCTATGGCGGCGGTGGAGGGGGCAGTAATCGAATGGTGGCGCCAAATGGTGAGATGAACTCGCGTGGCCAGTACTCGCCCGACTCGACCTATAGCAGCGAAGCTGGCTGTGGACGTGTGGGTCGGCGCTCAAGTGACGGCGTCTTGTTGGGTTTAGGCGCTTCTGGGCCGCTTGGCGCACCGCTTATGCCAGGCAGTGCTGAGAGTTACCGCAATTTGCATTACGAAAtgaag caAAATCGCGTCTTTGATTTCGATATGAAGCGCGCCATGGGCTTCAAAGCAATGGAGCGCCCACCGATAAGCGGCGAGTTGCGCACGCCCACCCCGAACTGGGCTGGCATGGCCTTGAGCCGCACTTCGCCAGGCATACTAGAGAGTGCCGATGACAATTTATGGCCACGCAACGTGCACGGCATGAACTTCAACGGTGGCGCTGGTGCTGGTGCTGCACCGATATCTCCTTATGCGCTAGGTGTTACCGTTGGCTTGATGGATGCTACCCCAACAAATCGGCGACTTAAGTTGTCCCAACATAAGGACATACATACGCTATTGACAAGCCTTGGCTTGGAGCACTATATAA AGACCTTCGTTACGAATGAAATAGATCTCGAAATGTTCACTACCTTGAATGAGGAGAATTTACTAGAATTGGGCATAACCGCTTTCGGTGCGCGCCGAAAGCTGCTTTTGGCTATTAACACTTTGCAAGCCAACGAGGCCACTCATGCCGCCATGCCCATTATTTCGGCATCACAATCGAACAACTCATCGCCACGCTTCTCCGGCTCAGCCGCACCCGGTGCCGAGCGACGTCCGTCAAATCAATGGTAG